The DNA region TCAAGCCTTCTGGTAAGAtgctctcctccccacctccaggaGTTTCAATTAGAACGTTTCAGCTGTGACCACGGTCATTTCTAAACATCACCAGCGTGTTGACAGTTATTAGGGAAATTGGGAATGACAAAGGAAAGGCAGACGGAAGAGGGGTAGAAACAGAATGGAAATGGAGTGTGAATTAGTTACAAATAATCACTGGTTTTCTAACATAAACTGTCACGCTGGTTTTGTGTCTAGTAACTGCTTCCTCGGCTGGATGGCGTGCAGAATGGGAGTGCTTGGAGGAGCCGTCCTCTGGCTCCTCTGGGTGCCTCTGTTCACCCATTCTCAGGCCTTCTTTTCCATGAAGACAGAAAGCAGGGCGGGAGGAGGAcgagcttcctgggaaatgcttcCTAGAAAGTAGCCTGGGAGTCCTCGGTCCCGAGAGTGCAGAGAGATGACTTTCATTTAGTTCAGAACGGCACCAAAGTCCCCCTGGACAGACAGCTCGGCACACTGGAAAGTCGGTCAGTAGCGGTGGCCGTTTGGGGGTTCCGGTCCGAATACGATGGAATTCGAAAAGAACACGGTCGTGCGGGCCAGCGTGAGCTTTACCACCAGTGACCGTCACGCGATAACTACAACTCATCACGTGAAGAACCTTCTCCTACGAACAGTGAATGCCGGAAGCATAGAAGAGTTCACAGGCCAGTATTCCCATGGGCCTTTTTTGAAACTGGAAATAACTCACTTGTCCTTAGCTCCTCAGAGCCACGTGCTTTTAGAGGGAGAAGGACTCGTGGGAATCTCGTCCAAGCACTCGTGTCACAGATGAGGAGCCAAGGCcccaggggaaggggcagaggctCTACCTCCTGTCACCCGCTGGGCGATCTTCCCCCTTGCTGGAGGTTTGCCCTGGTCCTTAGGCACAAAGGTCACAGGCACAGATTTCCGTGGTGTTCTTCACTCTGCCCCTGAACCTCCTGGCACTGTCCCCTCCGTGGACACATTTTGGAAGCTGCAGAGGTAACCAGTGAAGATGTTATACGCGCTCGGGAGAAACAAGGCCTGTCCTGGGGGCTCTCAGGTGCCCTGGGGGTGATCCAGCGGGGTTGCCTCCGGGCCCGGGCTCCGCTGCCTGCTCTGGCTCCAGCCCCCTCCTGGAGGACCAGGCTCGTCCTCCGGGTGAGATGTACGCAGGGTCGTGGATGAGCAGACCCGAGGATCTGCAGAGGAATCCGCACTCCTCCTCTGGTATTTCATTCAGAATATGTCCAAAGAAACAGTCTTACTTCCtcttcatgagaggaggtgattttttaaactaaattgaaGTATCATAATAGAACTGCACAATTAAAGGAAATCATTACAGAGGAGTTGCCTTGGGGCTTCTTACATCTTgcataggaaaatatttttattagaacGAATCCTTCTGCAGATTACCAAAATGGTCTCTAACAAAACATGATGATAGGTGTACTTAGAGATTAAGAGTTTTAAAAGATGTTAAGGAAAAATATCAGGCCCCCGCCCCAAGCTTATTTTAAGACACTTCATTTTCTTCCCGTGAGAGCAGATCATTTTACAGTAATACCgctttattttgtaaattagttATTTGACATGTTAGTTGACTACATTATTCTCTTAATACTCCTAATTACAACCAAAGATGCTGAAAAGGTCTTTCACCAGTGCTTTGGAAGGCTGAGGCGTCCATCAGTGCTCTGTGCCAGCAGTGACAGGCAGAGGTGGCTGGTGCTGAGAGGGCTGCAGAGATAAATGCTTCACGGTATTATGCTCTAAGTAGAAAGACTCCCTCAAGATTTATACTGGGAGTGTTGATGAGTGTTTCGTTATCGTGGGCTTGGGTGGGGGCGTGAGGGAGTCAAGTTGCTCAGAAAGCCATAAATAAGCCCCATGAATGCTTACCTATTATACAAGTTTTCCATAAAGTAACATATTTAGGTTTGATTGACACCTTAAGATTGTGTTCTTAGTTCTCTAGGGGATCTGGGAAAATACATACCACAAAGAAACTTGATTCTGCTCATTGTGTGAAAAATTTGTGGAGCATTTATAATCAGAGTATCTATTTATATGGTTGATCTAGAAGTAtttctaggttttttgtttggtttttgtttgttttagttaaaAAATAAGCTTGTGTTTAATGGGTTGAACTTCATACACATTCCATGCGCAGGAGAATGTGTTTTCAAATATATTGGTTGGCAAAAGTAAGATAAAcatgttgactttttaaaaaatattttcgtGTTTACTGCCGTTTCTTGCCCATCTTTTCAGTTTTTGAAGAGTTGGGTGCTTGTTGAAGCGTTAGGAGAGATTGATAGAAGTCTGAAGGTTTGCTTCGTCGCAAAAGAGGCATATTAGACGTCACCGATGCTGTAGCCTACAGCAGCAAAGGGATTCTCAGGAACCCAGTTGCATTTCATGAGCTGGGAACGACCCGCATTTCTGCACTCCTCTAGCGTTTCCGGGGTTTGGGTATAAGTGATGCCAGCTGGGCGTGATCGGGAGGCGGGTCTCCCCGCTGGGAAGGCGGCTGGAGGAGTTGGCGCGTGGGAACCCTCTGCCGCTCCTTCTCCgagcgcggggcgcggggcgcgggcctcGTGCGGCCGCCGGGATCGCCTCCCTcccgggcgggcggcgggggTGCCCTGGGGCGGGGGCGCGCGGCTCCGCCGTTGCTGCAGCCGTGATGTCACTCGCCCATCCTAACCCGCGGTTGGTTGCTGTGTGTTTCAGCTCTGCCTGCAGTCGAACACAAAGACCTGGAGGAGACTCCCACATCCTTcggggaggagaaaggaggcgGCGAAGCAGCTGAAAGGAACTTGGGGCTTGGGGCCTCTCCGCACCGGGCGGCCGGCGAGGCGGCCGGGGAACTAAAGCCGCGGGGCGGTGAACGAGCCGGGAGATGAGGCGctgccgccgctgctgctgccgccgccgccgccgctgacACTCGGTTCCGGACCGTCCGCTGCCCTTTGTGCCGCCCGCACATGTGTCTGCCCGGCGCATCCGGAGGCGCGCAGACGAGCATCCACCACGGCCGCCGGGGAGAGAGCGCCCGCCATGCCCACGGAGAGCCTACAGACAGGTAGCATGGTGAAGCCGGTCAGCCCCGCCGGCACCTTCACGTCGGCCGTGCCCCTGCGCATCCTCAACAAGGGGCCCGACTACTTTCGCCGGCAGGCGGAGCCCAACCCCAAGCGCCTCAGCGCCGTGGAGCGGCTGGAGGCCGACAAGGCCAAGTACGTCAAGAGCCAGGAGGTCATCAACGCCAAGCAGGAGCCCGTGAAGCCGGCCGTGCTGGCCAAGCCCCCCGTGTGCCCGGGCGCCAAGCGCGCGCTCGGCAGCCCCACGCTCAAGGGCTTCGGCGGCGGCGCCAAGAGCGAGGGCGGCGCGCCGCGCGAGACCCTGAAGCTCGAGATCCTCAAGAACATCCTCAACAGCTCGGAGGGCTCGAGCGCGGGCTCGGGCCACAAGCACGGCGCGCGGAACTGGCCGGCGCCGCGCGCCGACGCGCCCGAGCTGCACCGGCACTCGTTCGCCGAGTCGCTGCGCGTGCGCGCCACGCCCGGCCGCGGCAGCCCGCAGGAGGGCGGCTCGCACGTGGGCCGGCGGCCGCTCGAGCCCGCCGCCGACGCCTTCCTGCACGTGTCGCACAGCTCCTCGGACATCCGCAAGGTGACGGGCGCCAAGCCCCTGAAGGCCATCCCCTGCAGCAGCTCCGCGCCGCCGCTGCCCCCCAAGCCCAAGGTCGCCGCCCCGGCCGCGGTCAGGTCCCCCGAGGCCGAGGCGGCCGAGCCGGCCTGCGGGGTGGGCCGGAGACCCTCGCTCCAGCGGTCCAAGTCGGACCTGAGCGACAGGTACTTCCGGGTGGACGCCGACGTGGAGCGCTTCTTCAACTACTGCGGACTGGACCCCGAGGAGCTGGAAACCCTGGGCATGGAGAACTTCGCCCGCGCCAACTCCGACATCATCTCCCTCAACTTCCGCAGCGCCAGCATGATCAGCTCAGACTGTGAACAGTCCCAGGACAGCAACAGTGACCTTAGAAACGATGACAGTGCCAATGACCGGGTGCCCTATGGCATCTCCGCGATCGAGAGAAACGCTCGCATCATCAAGTGGTTGTACAGCATCAAACAAGCCAGAGAGTCGCAGAAGGTGTCCCACGTGTAAGAGGAAGCGCGCGCagcggagggaggggtggggggggggggtctccgtGCCTCGGCAGTTACGGAGGTTGTGAGGTCTCCTTGCAGTGTTGTGAGCTTCTCCACTCTCTTTGTGTTGCTTGTTGTGCAACGTCTTTCAAGTTGCATGCCCCCCAACGTGGGGACTGACCTGGCGTCCTCGGCCACCGTCGCTGCAGAGCCTGGCCGATCGCTCGTCATCTGCCAGAAGTTCCGGGCCAGATTCACACTAGGGCTTCGCTCTTCAGCAAAACTGTTTACAAGGAAAACGGTATACAACTTCTTCAATATTTATGTGGTTCCTGTGTTTTTATATCCCGCGCTATGGTGTCTTAATTAAAAGTTTTATCCACTGGCTTTTAAGTTGGGAGTAGCATctttgtgaaattaaaaaaaaaaaaagccaatctgccTACACTGGAGACCGAAACGGTGGGAAAATGAATGGGGTCTGCTTACCAAACAGATAGTGACTGACCCAAGAGAGAACCGGGCTGGGCTTTCTGAGGAAGAAAGTGGGGACCCCGGTGTTAATCACGTAGGTGTTGACATCCGCTCGCCACGTACTCAAGTTAGGGTCGGGGCGACGGTGCTCTGTACGTTTTGTGTCCGATTCGGTGTGTAAATGTTGGTGGTTCTGTGTAATGCTGACCCCAAGGAAAGACAATCAGATACAATGAAGGTGATTAAATCCGGAGGTTGGGTGTTGGCGGGGTTTGTTGATATTGTTCTGATTTAGGTTGATTCAGAAATTTCCACTGTTAATCTTTTGACAGAATGGCCACCCTAGAGCTGATactgaatgtctttttttttttttttttcttaagttggtTTTTTGGTCAAGAACTAATCCCATGCGGATTCTCTTCCCTgcctttgctgttgttgttgatgaagggagaggggagtgggGCTTGGGCAGGTGGGAGCTATCTGAAGACACGAACACACAAATGGAAATACCAGCCATATCGGTATAGAGCCTCCCATTCACAAGTCAATACCTTTGGTAGCTGAACCAGACCTGAGCAGCTCGACTGTGCCCTCACGCATGTGTTAATCTGTCAGGCTGTGGACCTTTGTTACGGCTCTAGGGAACTGGAAACACAACTCTAGGTAGCTTTAACAGCCTGTGGTCCCTAGCGCTGCATATCAGCTTGTTCCTTTTCCCCCATAATCTGTCCTCCAGGTGGTCTAGTTAGGTGTCCATCAGCTGCTGTAGCGGAGAGGTCCACCTGCAGCTTCCTTGCTCTTGTAGACACGCTCTGGAGCTCCCAGCAGCACTGCCTTAGGCTTCATCAGCTAATAGGACACTTTCTATGGTGTAAATGCTGTAAGACTTTGTACATACTTCAATTGTTATGAAAtctttaagaaggaaaaaaaggaaaagttactctAATAAATAGCTCTGGTGCaggcactcgtggtggtggtttCTTTGTCCTTTCCATTGCTCCCTCCATGGAACTTTCACCTTGGACCGTGAGCCAGAAGCAGATTTTTGATGGTCTTGAAGGAGCAGCACTTCATTAAGTTATTGTCACCATGACAATTATTCTGAACAGCCGTGTTCTTCATTGTAGTTAGAGCAGTGTGCTTTTTGCTAAAATAGTTTCATCGAGGTTCCTAAAATATGCTGCCGCTGCTTTACTTAGTTCACACTTTCAGCATTTTTATCTTTTCGTAAATATCAGAATTTTTCATGTCTTCCACCAAACTCTTCAGTTGTAAATATTTGTGAGTTCTGATGGTAGAGACATACTTTTGAAATTTATAGCCTTGTTCTTATTTGTACAAGTCCAATGTCATTAACATTACATGTGCTCAGACACTggtccactcattcattcattcatccattcctctTTCAAAAGGGCATTCGTTGACTGATTCCCTTTTCAGGCCTCACCGTTGGCCCGGGACTGCTGTGGTCAACAACACAGTGTCTGCCTCAAGGAACTTAGATTTTCACTTTTACTTTAAGAGAAGAATCATTCCTCTCAATGGACATGTCTTACCTCCTGTTATTTAGGACATTGAGTATTCAACAGGTATTTAATGAATCAAGTTATTTGAagattaacattttcttttaaagttccaTATAACatgtaaaagtaaaagaaaggattatttttaaagtttcagaaaCAAACGATATGATTCCCAACTCTTACCGTTCACAAACGTTTTCCTTATGAAAATCAAATTTGGTTCCTTGACTCTCCActggttttgaatttttctggTTCTCTGCTTAACTTCTAGTTCAACTAGAGCTCTACTTTCCATAAGAAAGACTTTGAAATACTGCTATGAGTGGTGATAGTACAATGCATTCAAGATAATAGGatgaaagttttacatttttatatacacacacatgttttCTCCCCTCACCATTTGGATAGAAATGTggccatttaaaatattcttggcTTAGCATTTATATATCCATCTCTTTCTGGGGCTATTGAAATACTAAAGATAGATGTTATTTTCCTAAGGTAACTGGTTTTGGGGGGAGATGGGTACTTGGCGAATTTAATATCCCTGCCTATGCTGATTTTGTTTGAATCTCCCAACACTTCAAAACCACCTTTAATCTGTGTTCCAACAGAGCTATAAATCACCCCACTAAAGTTCAGTCTAACCTTCTGGGGCCTCTTTATACCATGGACAAATGTGAGGCTTTGGGTTCCTATGGAAGATGGgagttcattattttctttttgttcttgaaATTAGAGTTTCTATAAAGGACGATTTCAAATGCTTAATATTAAATCCTGAGAGTAAGACATTTTCTACTTGTGAAGTCCTCTTTGCAAAAGGCTCACTTTTGTAGCTCATGGGATTAAGTatcttgagtgtgtgtgtgtgtgatgatgaTGGTACTGTTGGTGTGAATATACGGCTGTAATATAGTTCAGCCCACTTTTATTACCCCACACAGTGCAGGGTGACACAGGATTGCACTACATGGCTTTGGAGACTGGTCGTTTCTTTTTTCAAGCCACCATGTCTTAAGACAGTCCTCCCATATCCATCCCCTCTGCCATTGCCATAGTTCAGGCTCTCATCTTCTCTTAACTGGACTGTTGTTCCTAGAACTCTGTAACTGGAACTCCCCCTCCCCACAACCAGCCTCTTCCCATCCCATTTCATGCCAGGGATATCATAATCAACTCTGATGATGTCACTCCTCTATGCAAAAACATGCTCCAGCTTGAATAAGTTGCTAATAGGATAAATCCTAACTTTGACAGAGAAAGTCGGGCATTTCCCTCTCAGACCTCATCTTCTGTGTCCCCTTCAGCCACCCAGCCTAGGCCTCCAGGCTCCAACCAAAGAGAAGTTTCCACTGGGGACTTTTTACCACTGCATCAGTGATCTATGGCTGCGTAACAAATTTCCCCAGTACTCGGCAACTTaaggcaataaatatttataatcttggtttctgtggatcaggaatcCTGGAGTGGCTTAGCCAGttggttctggctcagggtgtCTGGTTAGACTGCAGACAAGATGTCAGCCAGGGATgcatcatctgaaggcttgaccaaGGCTAGAAGATCTGCTTCCAAGACGGCTCACGTGGTGTTGGCAAGAGTccttacaacatggcagctggcttcccccagagggaGTGACCCGAGAGAGCAGGGAGGAAGCCACAGTGCCTTTGGTGATCTGGCATCCTAAGTCACACACCTGCACCGTGCTCAGTTCATCGGGAGAGTGTCGCTAAATGCAGCCACACTCATGGAGAGGAGAATGAGGCGCCACCTTTTAAAGGAAGGAagatcaaagaatttgtggacttGTTTTAATATTGCCATTACTGCTGAGTTGCCGTAGCTTTTCATTCTGTGAGGAAtgctttcttctccctccttGGCCTCACAGACTTGACTATCAACCACTGCGATATTTTTGAGTTTCAACATTGCCTTTTCCAGTTAGATGATCATTTTTGTCATGACCACCATGGACCCAGACTTTGCTAGACTGCATGGGTGCCTTTGTGTGAATTTTGAGACAGTATACTTTCCTCAAAACATTTTATCTTCTGCCCCAGGGAGGAAGCGGGGAACCTGTCCTAATAAATGCACAAATCTCTGATAGTTACAATGTGAACTATGGCCCGAGAGTCGGGCACAGAAGCCCAAGGTgtatagtagatgcttaataagtgTTGATATTTTTAAGCTATCACATTTAAGTCCTATACTAGTTACACTATAAATGTTATCACAATGAACCCAAGGTGATAATTACtgacccattttagagatgaagaaccTCAGTTCCATAGAGATTAAGCCCCTTAACTAAGATCCCAGGGGAAGTGGCAGAAGGGAACTTGAACTCAATTCTGTGGTTCCTGCTGTGCACTCCCTGCAGCCCAACTCAAGACAAGCACAGGCGGACTGAGTGTGTTGTACTAAAAACCAAAGCGCCCTTAAATTCATCTGGATAATTTTATCTGCCGCCTGTGTATACAAGCATGTCTCAAACAGTCAGATtttcagcaatttcactcttaCCCAAATGGTAaccaataaaattttaacaaagacTTCAGCCCACTGAGTTCAAAGAGACAAGTCTATAGAATCGCATTCTTTCATTCTTGAGCGGGCCATTTTGAAGCCCCGTCCTGTCTTTTTTGATCAAGGACTTTGAGAAGGGCAAACAGTGGAGGGAAAGGTCTGGCCACGATTCAGCAATCAGGAAACACGTTTTGACGATACGGTGAATCAGCATCACTCCCCTGTCCCAGCCTTGGAGATGTACACAGTGTGTACTGACCAGAAGATGCACTGGGGAAGGAATAAATGGGTGAAGGGTGCTGcagaggaatggaagagatccttcactgagaaaaGACGACTCACCTCACCacgattttttttaatataaatttatttatttatttatggctccgtttgggtcttcactgctgcgcgcgggctttctctagttgtggcgaatgggggctactctttgttgtggtgcacaggcttctcactgtggtggcttctcttgttgtggagcacaggctccaggtgcgcgggcttcagtagttgtggctcacgggctcagtagttgtggcaaaggggcttcagtagttgtggcacacgggcttcagtagttgtggctcgtgggctcagtagttgcggtgcacgggcttagttgctccatggcatgtgggatcgtcccggaccagggctcgaacccgtgtcccttgcattggcaagcgggttcttaaccac from Eschrichtius robustus isolate mEscRob2 chromosome 17, mEscRob2.pri, whole genome shotgun sequence includes:
- the FAM110B gene encoding protein FAM110B: MPTESLQTGSMVKPVSPAGTFTSAVPLRILNKGPDYFRRQAEPNPKRLSAVERLEADKAKYVKSQEVINAKQEPVKPAVLAKPPVCPGAKRALGSPTLKGFGGGAKSEGGAPRETLKLEILKNILNSSEGSSAGSGHKHGARNWPAPRADAPELHRHSFAESLRVRATPGRGSPQEGGSHVGRRPLEPAADAFLHVSHSSSDIRKVTGAKPLKAIPCSSSAPPLPPKPKVAAPAAVRSPEAEAAEPACGVGRRPSLQRSKSDLSDRYFRVDADVERFFNYCGLDPEELETLGMENFARANSDIISLNFRSASMISSDCEQSQDSNSDLRNDDSANDRVPYGISAIERNARIIKWLYSIKQARESQKVSHV